CTTAAGTCAAATCGTGGATTTGATGATTCAGGACTTGAACGAAACTTTGGCTCGCAAGGGAATGAAGTTGGCCATCTCTCAAGATGTCAAAGACTGGTTGATGGAACAAGGTTACGATGAAGCCATGGGGGCTCGTCCATTGCGGAGAGTAATCGAACAACAATTACGTGACAAGATTGCTATGTACTACCTCGACCACCAAGATGTTAAGGACATCAAGGCTGTCTTGGATAAAGAAAACGACACCATTAAAATTGAAGCAGATCACGTCGCTGAAAAGGCTGACAAATAATCTTCTTCACTAATAGAAAATAACCTGTCATTACGGCAGGTTATTTTTTTTACTTAATTTGCGCTTGCCTATTGTAACGCCATTCTTCGGGATATATTATTAAAGATGTGCTAAAAAATTTTGCAAAAGAGGTTTCATCACCATGCCAACTGATCACCCTAAAAACCGCTTCATTACTGGATTTACCGGTTTACGAGCCCTAGCCGTTATTTGTGTTATTCTGTATCATTTTAATCCTGCTCTTTTTAGTGGAGGTTATTTAGGGGTTCCGGTCTTCTTGACCCTATCAGGATACCTAGTCACAGACCATCTGCTTAATGAATACCAAACGACTGGTACCTTCAGTTACGGTCATTTTTGGTACAAACGCTTAAAACGTCTGTACCCAACCTTGATTGTGATGCTCTTTGCCACAGCTGCCTACATTACCTTTTTCCAACGTAATATTTTAGCCAACCTCTGGCAGAGCATCGTGACAAACCTTGCGTACGTGTATAACTGGTTTGAAATTTTAAACGGTCAATCTTACTTTCAAAAATTTGCCGGTTCAGAGTCTCCCTTTACACACCTTTGGACCCTCTCCATTGAGGGTCAGTTCTATCTAATCTGGCCTCTGATTGTCATCTTATTGCTTCGCTTTTTCCGTAAATCTAAACGTGGAATCTTCTGGACGGCCCTAATTCTTTCCGTGATTTCGGCTCTCTTAATGGCCTTCTTGTTTAAACCTGGTGTTGATCCCAGTCGAGTTTATTATGGAACTGATACCCGCATGTTTTCCATCTTGTTAGGGGCTTGCTTAGCGGTCCTCTGGCCTAGTCAAAAGACACTTAGTAGTCCGAATTCCCAACAACGCTGGTTTTTCGAGGTGATTGGTGCCATTGGAATGGCTGGAATGGTAATCACCGTCTTTACGGTCGGCGCCCAATCACCATTCTTATACCGTGGGGGGATGTTCCTCTTTTCCATCTTCACCGTCCTCGCAATGTGGGCCATCGTGGCCAACGCCAGCGTTTGGAATCGCTTGTTAACGAATCCTGTCTTTGATTGGATTGGATCAAGAAGTTATGAAATCTATGTCTATCAATTACCAGTCTTCGTATTCTTTGGCGATAAAATTAAGAACCTCGCTGATTATCAGTGGCTCTACGCCCTCATTGAAGTCGCCATTATTCTAGTGATTTCAGAGCTTTCCTATCGTTACGTGGAAGTTCCTTTTAGCCACTATGATTATGCCCACGCTGCCCGACAGATCTTAAATTTTGTCAGTCACATCACACCCCGGCGAGCCATTCTCTCCTTAATCATCGCATTAGGAATGGTGGGTTTCATTCAATCCACCATCGTGGACCCCAAGGTGGCGAACCATTCCCCCCTAGCTAACCACATTAAGCAAAACGCCAAAAAGGAAAAACAATATAACCAAAAACTAGCCCAACAAATTAAAGACGGTAAAAAAGTTAAACGAACTTCTGCTGACGAAGCCAAAATTCAAAAAGACGGGCTTACCAAGGCACAACTCAAACAAGCACAACAATTATCTGGGAGTGCTGTGGGAGACTCCGTCATGTTAGCAGGACGGGATGATTTACAAAAGATCTTCCCACAACTCTACATCGACGCTCAGGTCTCCCGTCAAGCTGATGTGGCTGTTTCTTCTTTAAAGACGATGCAAAGTAAGGGTGTCTTGGGTAAAAATGTTATCATTGGGCTAGGTACCAACGGGAATATTAATCAAGATACCATCGACGAAGTGATTAAAATTGCGGGTCCTAACCGCAACGTTTTCTGGATTAATAACCACATTCCGTCTCAACCGTGGCAAAACAAAAATAACGAGCTCTTAACCGAAGCCCACCAGAAGAACAAAAACTTCTACGTGATTGATTGGAATGACTACGTTGAAAACCATCCGGATTGGCTTTACAATGACCAAGCACACCCGAACACCACTGGTGCGCCTAAGTATGCTACGTTCATTGCCAAAAATGTCTTAGAACATGAAAAAAAATAATTAGAAACAAATAAGGAGTACCCATGAAATTACCCCGAATCAGTCGAATGGATCTCATTAAAATCGGTGCCATCATCATCGGAATTTTAATTTTAATAATGATGTTTAAGGACTACCTACCACAAATTAAAATGATGTTTGATCCCTCAAAACGGCCCCAAGCTATCCAAGAAATCCGACAACATGGTGCGTTTGATGCCATCCTTTTAATGTTGCTCTTGTTTATCGGAACCGTTGTTCCTGGGATTCCCGTGATGCCCATCGCGATTTTAGCAGGGTTATGCTTTGGCACCCTCTTTGGAACGCTAATTAACGCAGTAGCCATTGGACTAGGTAACTTGGCCGCCATTCATCTAATTAGCCTCTTCAAACGGGACGTTCAAAAGGAATACAAACATAATCGGTTTGCCGATCACCTAAAAAACAGTAAAAACCCCCTCATGGCGCTGGTTGTGGGTTACTCAATTCCGGCAATTCCATCTTATCTAGTTAGCTTGCAAGCTGCTAACGATGAGAAACAGTTTGGGAATCAATTG
This genomic stretch from Fructilactobacillus carniphilus harbors:
- a CDS encoding acyltransferase family protein, translating into MPTDHPKNRFITGFTGLRALAVICVILYHFNPALFSGGYLGVPVFLTLSGYLVTDHLLNEYQTTGTFSYGHFWYKRLKRLYPTLIVMLFATAAYITFFQRNILANLWQSIVTNLAYVYNWFEILNGQSYFQKFAGSESPFTHLWTLSIEGQFYLIWPLIVILLLRFFRKSKRGIFWTALILSVISALLMAFLFKPGVDPSRVYYGTDTRMFSILLGACLAVLWPSQKTLSSPNSQQRWFFEVIGAIGMAGMVITVFTVGAQSPFLYRGGMFLFSIFTVLAMWAIVANASVWNRLLTNPVFDWIGSRSYEIYVYQLPVFVFFGDKIKNLADYQWLYALIEVAIILVISELSYRYVEVPFSHYDYAHAARQILNFVSHITPRRAILSLIIALGMVGFIQSTIVDPKVANHSPLANHIKQNAKKEKQYNQKLAQQIKDGKKVKRTSADEAKIQKDGLTKAQLKQAQQLSGSAVGDSVMLAGRDDLQKIFPQLYIDAQVSRQADVAVSSLKTMQSKGVLGKNVIIGLGTNGNINQDTIDEVIKIAGPNRNVFWINNHIPSQPWQNKNNELLTEAHQKNKNFYVIDWNDYVENHPDWLYNDQAHPNTTGAPKYATFIAKNVLEHEKK
- a CDS encoding TVP38/TMEM64 family protein, producing MKLPRISRMDLIKIGAIIIGILILIMMFKDYLPQIKMMFDPSKRPQAIQEIRQHGAFDAILLMLLLFIGTVVPGIPVMPIAILAGLCFGTLFGTLINAVAIGLGNLAAIHLISLFKRDVQKEYKHNRFADHLKNSKNPLMALVVGYSIPAIPSYLVSLQAANDEKQFGNQLVQVAACLGTIPLALIYALGGNSLLAGKWLELLIVVLILLLFFLGADRFLKYLAG